A window of the Plasmodium vivax chromosome 12, whole genome shotgun sequence genome harbors these coding sequences:
- a CDS encoding elongation factor 2, putative (encoded by transcript PVX_117925A), giving the protein MVNFTVDQVREIMNKTKQIRNMSVIAHVDHGKSTLTDSLVSKAGIISSKHAGDARFTDTRADEQERCITIKSTGISMYFEHDLEDGEGKKPFLINLIDSPGHVDFSSEVTAALRVTDGALVVVDTIEGVCVQTETVLYQALGERIKPVLHVNKVDRALLELQMEVEDIYQTFARTIESVNVIISTYTDKLMGDIQVYPEKGTVSFGSGLQGWAFTLETFSRIYSKKFGIEKSKMMQRLWGNSFYDAKTKKWSKNQQEGYKRGFCQFIMEPILNLCQSIMNDDKDKYTKMLTNIGVELKGDDKNLTGKQLLKKAMQLWLPAGDTLLEMIVTHLPSPATAQKYRVENLYEGPMDDEAANAIRNCDPQGPLMMYISKMVPTSDKGRFYAFGRVFSGTVATGQKVRIQGPHYVPGEKTDLYEKNIQRTVLMMGRYTEQVQDVPCGNTCCLVGVDQYIVKSGTITTFKEAHNIADMKYSVSPVVRVAVKPKDSKQLPKLVDGLKKLAKSDPLVLCQTDESGEHIISGCGELHIEICLKDLKDEYAQIDFIVSDPVVSYRETVTEESSMTCLGKSPNKHNRLFMKAFPLAEGLPEDIDKNKVSDKDDPKARANYLHSNYQWDKNLALKIWAFGPETIGPNLLTDNTSGIQYMNEIKVHCVAAFQWASKEGVLCEENMRGCEFRMLDVHMHADAIHRGAGQIMPACKKCIYACELTAFPRLVEPIYLVDISCPQDVVSGVYSVLNKRRGIVISEDQKLGTPLLKIQAHLPVAESFGFTSALRAATSGQAFPQCVFDHWSVLYDDPFDSNKNSYKIIMNIRERKGIKVEMPQLDNYLDKL; this is encoded by the coding sequence ATGGTGAACTTCACAGTGGACCAGGTTCGTGAGATCATGAACAAAACCAAGCAGATCAGGAACATGTCCGTTATAGCACATGTGGACCATGGAAAGTCAACCCTAACAGATTCTCTAGTTTCCAAAGCTGGTATCATTTCTAGCAAGCATGCAGGAGATGCGCGTTTCACAGACACGAGGGCAGATGAACAGGAAAGGTGCATTACCATCAAGTCGACCGGTATTTCTATGTACTTTGAACACGATTTGGAAGATGGTGAAGGaaagaaaccctttcttatTAACCTAATCGATTCCCCAGGACATGTGGACTTTTCATCAGAAGTGACAGCAGCGTTAAGAGTTACAGATGGTGCGTTAGTGGTGGTGGATACCATTGAAGGAGTGTGTGTGCAGACAGAAACGGTGTTGTACCAAGCGTTAGGAGAAAGAATCAAGCCAGTGTTACATGTGAACAAAGTAGACAGAGCGTTGCTAGAATTACAAATGGAAGTGGAAGATATCTATCAGACCTTTGCCAGAACGATTGAAAGTGTGAATGTCATTATCTCCACTTATACGGACAAGCTGATGGGAGACATCCAGGTGTACccagaaaaaggaacagtGTCCTTCGGTTCAGGTTTACAAGGTTGGGCATTCACCTTAGAAACGTTTTCTCGAATTTACTCCAAAAAGTTTGGTATtgagaagagcaaaatgatgCAGCGCCTATGGGGTAACAGCTTTTATGATGCCAAGACGAAGAAGTGGTCCAAAAACCAGCAGGAAGGATACAAGAGAGGTTTCTGTCAGTTCATCATGGAGccaattttaaatttatgtcAATCCATCATGAATGACGATAAGGATAAGTACACAAAGATGTTGACAAATATTGGTGTTGAATTAAAAGGAGATGACAAAAATTTGACCGGAAAACAGTTACTAAAAAAGGCAATGCAGTTGTGGTTACCAGCAGGAGATACCCTACTCGAAATGATTGTCACTCATTTGCCATCCCCCGCCACAGCTCAGAAGTACCGTGTAGAGAACCTGTATGAAGGTCCCATGGATGATGAAGCGGCCAATGCTATTCGTAACTGTGACCCACAAGGTCCCCTAATGATGTACATATCGAAAATGGTGCCCACATCTGACAAGGGAAGATTTTACGCCTTTGGCCGTGTCTTCTCCGGAACAGTTGCAACAGGCCAGAAGGTAAGAATCCAAGGCCCACACTACGTgccaggggaaaaaacagatCTGTATGAGAAGAACATCCAAAGGACGGTGCTCATGATGGGTAGGTACACCGAACAAGTGCAGGATGTCCCATGTGGTAACACCTGTTGTTTAGTCGGAGTAGATCAGTACATTGTAAAATCAGGAACGATTACAACTTTTAAGGAAGCACATAACATTGCAGATATGAAGTATAGTGTCTCCCCTGTCGTGCGTGTTGCTGTGAAGCCCAAGGATAGCAAGCAGTTACCAAAATTAGTGGAtggtttgaaaaaattggccAAATCAGATCCGCTAGTCCTATGTCAGACGGACGAATCAGGAGAACACATCATTTCCGGTTGTGGTGAATTACACATTGAAATTTGCCTAAAAGATTTAAAAGACGAGTATGCACAGATTGACTTTATCGTGTCAGACCCCGTCGTTTCGTACAGAGAAACAGTTACAGAAGAATCCTCCATGACCTGTTTGGGTAAATCTCCAAACAAACACAACCGTCTTTTTATGAAAGCGTTCCCGTTAGCTGAAGGATTGCCAGAAGATATTGACAAGAATAAAGTATCAGATAAGGATGACCCCAAAGCTAGGGCAAATTACCTACACAGTAATTACCAGTGGGATAAAAACTTGGCCTTGAAAATCTGGGCATTCGGACCAGAAACAATTGGACCCAATTTGTTGACCGATAATACCAGTGGTATCCAATACATGAATGAAATTAAGGTGCACTGTGTGGCAGCTTTTCAGTGGGCTTCCAAAGAAGGAGTTTTATGCGAAGAAAACATGAGAGGTTGTGAGTTTAGAATGTTAGACGTGCATATGCATGCTGATGCTATACATAGAGGTGCGGGACAAATTATGCCTGCATGTAAGAAGTGTATCTACGCATGTGAATTGACTGCCTTCCCAAGATTAGTAGAACCCATTTACCTTGTAGATATTAGCTGCCCACAAGATGTTGTCAGTGGAGTCTACTCAGTATTAAACAAAAGAAGAGGTATCGTCATTTCGGAGGATCAAAAATTGGGTACGCCCCTCCTAAAGATACAGGCACACCTCCCCGTCGCTGAATCTTTTGGTTTCACCTCTGCGTTGCGAGCTGCCACTTCCGGACAGGCCTTCCCACAGTGTGTCTTTGATCACTGGTCTGTGCTTTATGATGACCCATTTGACTCCAACAAGAACTcctataaaattattatgaacATCCGAGAGAGGAAGGGTATTAAGGTCGAAATGCCGCAGTTGGACAACTACCTGGATAAGTTGTAA
- a CDS encoding acetyl-CoA acetyltransferase, putative (encoded by transcript PVX_117935A) — protein sequence MMTTNNLRRVFVAGYARTPIGSLGGSLSQIPVHKLAGPTILKALERSQVEKDEVDCLIFGQSLPAGCGPLPLQRVVVATGINLNAKTHLVSNLCCGGLDAVTLGYELIKGGKDVCVVGAMESMSQSPFYLKSIRTEKHHLGNGLLNDSIVSDGYDYIVSNKELKRNNLMEQFCKRFKIPRVDLDAYVVNSFKRTANAYSDNLIQQELFPLIIQKKKNPITNEKTIIETDEMYKKYNLDDICNLSIDSVVTNRNIAPFADGACAIVLMSEQKINQLEINPLAQILTYDNASVYPSDAPLSISHSITKCLKRANKSSVDYHEINESSALDVVYNIRNLGLDESNVNINGGALSLGHPSSVSGSRILISLITVLKNFDMKLGCASINNYLGTSTSVIVENV from the exons ATGATGACAACAAACAACTTGAGAAGGGTGTTCGTCGCGGGCTATGCCAGGACGCCCATCGGTTCCCTGGGTGGGAGCCTGTCACAAATACCTGTGCATAAGTTAG CCGGCCCAACCATCTTGAAGGCCCTGGAGCGAAGCCAAGTTGAAAAGGACGAAGTGGACTGCCTGATCTTCGGGCAGTCCCTCCCCGCGGGGTGCGGCCCGCTGCCCCTCCAGCGGGTGGTGGTTGCGACGG GGATAAACCTAAACGCGAAGACGCACCTGGTGAGCAACCTGTGCTGCGGGGGGCTGGACGCAGTCACCCTCGGGTACGAGCTAATCAAGGGCGGAAAGGACGTCTGCGTAGTTGGCGCCATGGAATCCATGTCCCAAAGCCCCTTCTACTTAAAAAGCATAAGAACGGAGAAGCACCATCTGGGGAACGGCCTCCTAAATGACAGCATCGTGAGTGATGGGTACGACTACATTGTTAGCAATaaggaattaaaaagaaataatctCATGGAACAATTCTGCAAAAGGTTTAAAATCCCCAGAGTAGACCTCGATGCGTATGTGGTCAATTCGTTTAAAAGGACAGCCAATGCGTATAGTGACAACTTAATTCAACAAGAATTATTCCCATTAATAAttcagaagaagaaaaacccCATCACGAATGAAAAAACGATCATCGAAACGGAcgaaatgtataaaaaatataacctcGACGATATTTGTAACTTAAGCATAGACTCTGTAGTAACCAACCGTAACATTGCACCCTTTGCAGATGGTGCTTGTGCGATTGTTCTTATGAgcgaacaaaaaattaaccaacTGGAAATAAACCCCTTAGCGCAAATTCTGACGTATGATAATGCATCAGTGTACCCTTCTGATGCTCCTCTTAGCATCTCTCACTCAATAACCAAGTGTCTTAAAAGGGCAAATAAATCCTCCGTTGATTATCACGAAATTAATGAATCCTCCGCTTTAGACGTAGTGTATAACATTCGCAACTTAGGCTTAGATGAATCCAATGTGAATATAAATGGAGGTGCTTTATCCTTAGGGCATCCGAGCTCTGTTTCCGGATCGAGGATCCTCATTTCGCTCATTACTGTTTTGAAAAACTTTGACATGAAGTTGGGTTGCGCTTCTATAAATAACTACCTAGGCACGTCTACCTCCGTCATCGTGGAGAACGtctag
- a CDS encoding hypothetical protein, conserved (encoded by transcript PVX_117930A) encodes MLSLIKSVFSNTQDEKALNVLIIGECESGKTSLFNLIGSFHNKSKYDMLSTVIPTGNKNGNCALGFNTKKITFNKKPLKIYDLEGTATNTINIYDCYYDDADVIFYVIDAKDEKHIFKAILYLSCLSSDGRLPGGRLPGGRLPGERLPGEKLPDESTTCKQGRQFLKPIFILGNKSEDTSAFFSAPCISNYINSIDVYKNEKFWQFLLSSENTFLEHYLGVLHERVLSCAFDDGVLGEQTDQKKAKGEGNRDDQNGEATKKMRYEPKEENFQYAHLPERAQKKPHSDIVKGIKSGRKGAITVDDVENDQLLEMLFKKVVSENVNNYKRMPIQVYNISVLRNKGVYEVMEKIFDEYFLSGMHTNGGNACKNTPPGKTERRRKYTNEHVPLNGRGGSDYLIRDGTGGARTHLPHVFGEGGGHSGKPILHPQNCRIHNVDMTQQLHTVPNSAYVMYERNSTSVSLFIEHIQHLYFGKSTFDNVPKKLFFLHQGNAKCRKKYKIKKKDQLRGSGTAAGLQKGEAAEQLKKSYHAEETHDGEEAPADEVTCESKESYDAKETYEAKETLCADGTLSLDNPPPVGKAIPEDKSGEAEREHTKGEVTAMGVNDISGGGAANAEVKREEFDRETGEVSQVGLASAAWPTCREYVAAELTKGETHPSGREFIEDESESEGKKARELFPSDKEENGQSYANLAHYTDYSSNEETSKCGIPLWEKNHINGHTEEGKNVIRKGKVNKKKYFIVEKKKKKKFLHSGKKINDAEETSSNSLEDVNLMNVMRIDSLNKI; translated from the coding sequence ATGCTCTCCCTAATAAAGTCCGTCTTTTCCAACACGCAAGACGAGAAGGCGCTGAACGTGTTAATAATCGGCGAGTGCGAATCGGGCAAAACGAGTCTCTTCAATCTGATCGGCAGTTTTCACAACAAAAGCAAATATGACATGTTAAGCACGGTTATCCCCACGGGGAATAAAAACGGCAATTGTGCCCTCGGATTTAACACGAAGAAAATTACCTTCAATAAAAAGcccttaaaaatatatgactTGGAAGGCACGGCGACGAACACGATAAATATTTACGATTGTTATTATGATGACGCGGACGTGATATTTTACGTGATTGACGCTAAGGATGAGAAGCACATTTTTAAGGCGATCCTTTACTTGTCTTGTTTAAGTTCGGATGGGAGGCTGCCAGGTGGGAGGCTTCCTGGTGGGAGGTTGCCAGGTGAGAGGCTGCCAGGTGAGAAACTACCTGATGAAAGCACCACCTGTAAACAGGGAAGGCAATTCTTAAAACCTATTTTCATTCTAGGAAATAAATCCGAAGACACGTCAGCGTTTTTTTCCGCGCCCTGTATATCCAATTATATAAACTCAATAGACGtctacaaaaatgaaaaattctGGCAGTTCCTTCTGTCGAGTGAAAACACCTTCTTGGAGCACTACCTGGGTGTGCTGCATGAAAGGGTGCTGAGTTGCGCCTTCGATGATGGCGTTTTGGGGGAGCAAACAGATCAAAAGAAGGcgaaaggggaggggaaccGGGATgatcaaaatggagaggccACGAAAAAGATGCGATATGAaccaaaggaggaaaatttCCAATATGCGCACCTTCCCGAACgagcacaaaaaaaacccCACAGCGACATCGTGAAGGGCATAAAGAGCGGGCGAAAGGGGGCCATCACCGTAGACGACGTCGAGAATGACCAACTGCTagaaatgttatttaaaaaggtcGTTAGCGAGAATGTTAATAATTACAAACGTATGCCCATACAAGTCTATAACATTAGCGTGCTAAGAAATAAAGGAGTGTATGAagtgatggaaaaaatttttgatgaatattttttgagCGGCATGCATACAAATGGGGGTAACGCCTGTAAGAACACCCCCCCTGGGAAGACAGaaagaaggaggaaataCACAAACGAGCATGTGCCTCTTAATGGAAGAGGTGGATCTGATTATCTTATTCGAGATGGTACAGGGGGGGCACGCACACATTTGCCACACGTGTTTGGAGAAGGGGGTGGTCACTCGGGAAAGCCAATTCTTCACCCCCAAAATTGCAGAATTCACAACGTAGACATGACGCAACAGTTACACACAGTGCCAAACAGTGCTTACGTGATGTACGAACGGAATAGCACTTCGGTGAGTTTATTCATCGAGCATATACAGCACCTATATTTTGGGAAGAGCACTTTTGATAATGTGCCAAAGAagcttttcttcctccaccaGGGGAATGcgaaatgtagaaaaaaatataaaattaaaaagaaggacCAGCTGAGAGGGAGCGGAACTGCGGCGGggctgcaaaagggggaagcggcagagcAGCTGAAAAAAAGTTACCATGCTGAGGAGACGCATgatggtgaagaagcgccTGCTGATGAAGTGACCTGCGAGTCTAAAGAATCCTACGATGCTAAAGAAACCTACGAGGCGAAGGAAACCCTGTGCGCAGACGGAACCCTCTCGCTTGATAACCCCCCGCCAGTGGGCAAGGCAATACCGGAGGATAAATCAGGCGAGGCGGAAAGGGAACACACGAAAGGTGAAGTCACAGCGATGGGTGTAAATGATATCtcgggaggaggagcagctaACGCGGAGGTTAAAAGGGAAGAGTTTGACCGCGAAACGGGTGAAGTTAGCCAAGTGGGCCTCGCCTCTGCGGCGTGGCCAACATGTAGAGAATACGTAGCGGCAGAGCTGACCAAAGGAGAGACGCACCCAAGTGGTCGTGAATTCATAGAAGACGAATCAGAaagtgaagggaaaaaagcaagGGAGCTTTTCCCATCTgataaggaagaaaatggtCAGAGTTACGCAAACCTCGCCCACTACACGGACTATTCGTCAAACGAGGAGACGTCAAAATGTGgcatccccctttgggaaaaGAACCATATAAATGGCCACACGGAAGAGGGTAAGAATGTCATACGCAAGGGAAAAGTTAACAAGAAGAAATACTTcattgtggaaaaaaagaaaaaaaagaaatttctCCACagcggtaaaaaaataaatgatgcAGAGGAAACTTCGAGTAACTCCCTGGAAGACGTTAACCTGATGAATGTTATGCGGATAGATTCGCTGAACAAAATTTAG
- a CDS encoding hypothetical protein, conserved (encoded by transcript PVX_117940A) produces the protein MLRISARRYKQSASAAGTKWKGSDSPATYYRKISLKWEETNVSLHVFDLVPANKSNAEMLEMKNMNIIRDMSKTNYDFAIFGIGYVDYDKILRSFNRAELVRRKMIDSIHSNLKKVNGQYISLIQQCLLLNVPHFCLGRDRLTELASIGTAIFSNPREIFSLVYYFLVNSDKAVSGSSDVPHCTDGHEKKKGDVELSLENNAPHFYHALVAENALYLIYNLHAILLKVFRSKLYVPPNGGHQNGRSNKYETSNLERAGLKEKLLSFFNETTYDQINSFRNQMKKTELYAEYELSPEKKEVKILVVCDAICVDYFCNYVKKNLHLWKNVHPFYHEIFALEKKNAYKFSLSLFLFIFAPAAWTLTLLLRYLYHLWVEYFTKGKVITVGGDAFFQDSKLIDISGDNPERDKNYSEVLTSLHNGKPEFETVSLLGGFLQWFKNKSRS, from the coding sequence ATGCTGCGGATCTCGGCGCGCAGATACAAACAGAGCGCAAGCGCTGCGGGCACCAAGTGGAAGGGCAGCGACAGCCCAGCCACATACTACAGAAAGATAAGCctaaaatgggaagaaacaAATGTATCGCTACACGTATTCGACCTAGTCCCAGCAAATAAAAGCAATGCAGAAATGctggaaatgaaaaatatgaacataattAGAGACATGTCCAAGACGAATTACgattttgccattttcggAATAGGCTATGTAGACTACGATAAAATTTTGAGGTCTTTCAACAGAGCAGAATTGGTTAGGAGAAAAATGATTGACTCTATTCAttccaatttgaaaaaagtaAACGGTCAGTACATTTCGCTCATCCAACAATGTCTCCTTTTGAATGTTCCTCACTTCTGCCTGGGTAGAGATAGGCTAACCGAATTGGCTAGTATCGGCACGGCCATTTTTAGCAACCCAAGGGAAATATTCTCCCTGGTGTACTACTTCCTCGTTAACAGTGATAAGGCAGTTTCGGGCAGCTCGGACGTACCTCACTGTACTGATggacacgaaaaaaaaaaaggcgacgTAGAATTAAGCCTGGAGAATAatgccccccatttttaccacGCACTAGTTGCAGAAAATGCCCTCTACTTAATTTACAACTTGCATGCAATTCTGCTGAAAGTGTTCAGGTCCAAACTGTATgtccccccaaatggtggccatcaaaatggaaggagcAATAAGTACGAGACTAGCAATTTAGAGAGAGCGGGTCTTAAAGAGAAGCTCCTTTCCTTCTTTAACGAAACTACGTATGACCAAATAAACTCTTTCAGAaatcaaatgaaaaaaacagagCTATATGCAGAGTATGAATTAAGTCCAGAAAAGAAAGAGGTCAAAATTTTAGTCGTTTGTGATGCCATATGTGTAgattatttttgcaattatgtaaagaaaaatttacactTGTGGAAAAATGTTCATCCTTTTTACCATGAGATATTTGCActggagaagaagaacgCCTACAagttttccctttcgttgtttctgttcatttttgcccccgCTGCATGGACATTGACGCTGCTGCTACGGTACTTGTATCACCTGTGGGTTGAGTACTTCACCAAGGGGAAGGTCATCACTGTTGGGGGCGACGCATTTTTCCAGGATTCCAAACTGATCGATATTAGCGGCGATAATCCTGAAAGGGATAAAAACTACAGCGAGGTTCTCACCTCCCTGCACAATGGCAAGCCCGAGTTTGAGACCGTCAGCCTGCTCGGCGGCTTCCTGCAGTGGTTTAAAAATAAGAGCCGCAGTTAG